The following coding sequences lie in one Cryptococcus tetragattii IND107 chromosome 7, whole genome shotgun sequence genomic window:
- a CDS encoding 40S ribosomal protein uS12 translates to MGSNKPRGLQAARKLRTSRRENRWADKNYKKRALGKFYKTSPTGGSSHAKGIVLEKVGVEAKQPNSAIRKCVRVQLIKNGKKVTAFVPNDGCLNFTDENDEVLISGFGRRGKAKGDIPGVRFKVVKVAGVGLLALWKEKKEKPRS, encoded by the exons ATGGGTAGCAACAAGCCTAGGGGTCTGCAGGCCGCTCGAAAGCTCCGTACTTCTCGAAGGGAGAACCGATGGGCCGACAAGAACTACAAGAAGCGAGCTCTCGGCAAGTTCTACAAGACCTCCCCCACCGGTGGTTCTTCCCACGCCAAGGGTATCGTTTTGGAGAAG GTCGGTGTTGAGGCCAAGCAGCCCAACTCTGCTATCCGAAAGTGTGTTCGAGTTCAGCTCATCAAGAACGGCAAGAAGGTCACCGCTTTCGTCCCCAACGACGGTTGTTTGAACTTC ACCGACGAGAACGACGAGGTCCTCATCTCCGGTTTCGGTCGACGAGGAAAGGCCAAGGGTGATATTCCTGGTGTTCGATTCAAGGTCGTCAAGGTTGCTGGTGTCGgtcttcttgctctctggaaggagaagaa GGAGAAGCCTAGGTCGTAA
- a CDS encoding gamma-glutamyltransferase: MAPIDYSRLHPSHEPRFSHFPSRRSTIFSTKGAVATSQPLAAQAGLEILNRGGNAADAAVATAAALNVCEPSMTGIGGDVFCLFYDAAGKTVKGVNGSGRSPKALTLEYLRSQGITGDAIPLTNLNAVTVPGAAAGWLKTIEVFGSGKLSVGQILEPAIRLAREGVPQHELNSNQWQTAEQLIKEASPNWKEMMMPDGNPPKPSYVMTHNTLADTLEAVAEHGHDGFYKGRIAEAIVDLVKSGGGVMTLEDLAECTADVIQPISYTFKSHHSPNHEEPSDPGLTLWECPPNGQGITALIALGIIEAVDEVHGIDVLEIDHNGKLYLHILIESLRLAFADTRYYVTDPEVEHVPVKELLSKDYLRKRASLIDLNKASIIEHGMPVQSSDTVYLATADREGNSCSFIASNYAGFGTGAIPKGCGFTLQNRGTGFTLIEGHPNCVKGGKRPYHTIIPGMVTHGDDLMMSFGVMGGFMQPQGHIQVLLNKLRGFSNQSTLDAPRFCISAGLPDNGVKNAEQGAGDIDSEIWFEDGIDRKVIEELRAMGHQCEIAEGYERKIAGKGQIIQRVVDPNGRRVWACGSDLRGDGCAVGQI; encoded by the exons ATGGCCCCCATAGATTactctcgtcttcatccatctcacGAACCCAGGTTCTCACACTTTCCCTCGAGACGTTCAACGATCTTCTCGACCAAGGGTGCTGTCGCGACATCTCAGCCTTTGGCAGCTCAGGCCGGCCTGGAGATTTTGAACAGAGGCGGCAATGCAG CCGATGCTGCTGTCGCTACCGCAGCTGCTCTCAATGTGTGTGAACCGTCAATGACTG GTATCGGTGGAG ATGTCTTCTGTCTTTTCTATGACGCCGCAGGTAAGACGGTTAAGGGCGTTAACGGCTCAGGTCGTTCTCCTAAGGCTCTCACATTGGAATACCTTCGTTCACAGGGCATAACAGGCGATGCT ATTCCCTTGACTAATCTCAACGCTGTCACAGTCCCCGGTGCAGCCGCCGGATGGCTTAAGACGATTGAGGTATTTGGCTCTGGCAAATTATCTGTGGGGCAAATTCTGGAACCTGCCATCAGGCTTGCAAGAGAAGGTGTGCCGCAGCATGAGCTGAACAGTAATCAA TGGCAGACTGCCGAGCAGCTTATCAAGGAAGCTTCCCCCAACTGGAAAGA aatgatgatgccaGACGGC AATCCTCCCAAACCATCATATGTCATGACACATAATACTTTGGCAGATACTCTTGAAGCAGTTGCTGAGCATGGCCATGATGGCTTTTACAAAGGGCGAATTGCTGAAG CCATCGTGGATCTTGTCAAAAGCGGTGGAGGAGTCATGACCTTAGAGGACCTCGCCGAATGTACTGCGGACGTTATACAACCCATCTCATACACTTTCAAATCTCACCATTCCCCCAATCATGAAGAACCTAGTGACCCTGGGCTTACTCTGTGGGAATGCCCGCCCAATGGACAGGGCATCACTGCCCTCATAGCTTTGGGCATTATCGAGGCTGTCGACGAAGTACATGGTATTGACGTGTTGGAGATTGACCATAACGGAAAGTTGTATCTGCATATCTTAATAGAATCCTTAAGGCTGGCGTTCGCTGATA CCCGATATTATGTCACTGATCCGGAAGTTGAGCATGTGCCAGTGAAGGAACTGCTATCTAAAGATTATCTTCGGAAGCGTGCATCTCTCATTGACCTCAATAAAGCCTCGATCATCGAACATGGTATGCCCGTTCAGTCATCAGACACCGTCTACCTCGCCACGGCGGATCGAGAAGGAAACAGCTGTAGCTTTATTGCTTCAAACTATGCCG GGTTTGGAACAGGAGCCATTCCGAAGGGTTGCGGCTTCACTCTTCAGAATCGAGGGACTGGATTCACTTTGATCGAAGGGCATCCCAACTGTGTCAAAGGCGGGAAGAGGCCATATCATACTATCATCCCTGGTATGGTTACCCATGGTGATGACCTTATGATGTCTTTCGGTGTCATGGGAGG GTTCATGCAACCTCAAGGCCACATCCAAgttcttctcaacaagcttcGAGGCTTCTCTAACCAATCTACCCTGGACGCACCTCGTTTCTGTATATCGGCAGGACTTCCTGATAACGGCGTGAAAAACGCTGAACAAGGTGCTGGTGATATCGATAGCGAGATTTGGTTCGAGGATGGTATCGACCGAAAAGTCATTGAGGAGCTAAGAG CGATGGGTCATCAGTGCGAAATTGCAGAAGGTTACGAGCGAAAGATTGCAGGTAAGGGGCAGATTATCCAAAGGGTGGTAGACCCCaacggaagaagggtatgGGCCTGTGGATCGGATTTAAGGGGAGACGGTTGCGCTGTCGGGCAGATTTAA